From the Capnocytophaga sp. oral taxon 878 genome, the window TTTCGGCTGGTATAGCGGTAGCCAGTTGAGGTATATCGGTTGTAAAGTTGGCAGGGACTGTCATTACTTTAACTTCTTCATCTTTGATGGTGAAACCTAGGAAAGAGAACACCATAATCACAAAAAAATACCTCTTTTTTAAATATTTCATAAAACTTGTTTTCTTTAAGACTTATAGCACTTTGGGGGTCCCGAAAGTGCCTGCTTAAAATTAATTCGGGGGCAAAAGTACGACTTTTTTTTGAATTGACAAAATTGGGGTGGTTTTTTGGGGAGGTAAGAGGTAAGAGAGGGGGTAGGGGAGAGGAGATAGGGGCTGGCTGTCCTTCGCGACATACTTAGCTGTGCCAGCTCGCTAACTATCCTTCGTTTATAGTTCGTTTATCCTTCGTTATTCGTTCGTTTAAAGTAGGTGAGGGGTGAGAGGTAAGAGGTAGGAGGGTGGGGGAGGGGTGGGGTAAAAAAAAGCCCCTTGCGTATTGGGGCAAGGGGCTTTGGGTGTGTTGTTATGTATTAGTCTTTAAATGAGAACAGGTATCTTATTCCTGCGAATATTTGTACTCCGTGTGAGGGGTAGTAGGCCCATAGTTTGTGGTTTTGGGAGCTTAGGTTGTTGGCTTTTGCGAATACTTGCCAGTGCTTGTTAAAGGTATAGTCGGCGTGTAGGTTTACGTCTATATATCCGCTGAGATTTACTTTGGCAGGGGTGGCTATTAGGGGTAGTTCGTAGTCTAAATCATAGCGTTCGCCGGTGTAGAATAGGTCGAGCCCAGCAAATAGGTTGGGTAGTATTTTAAAATCGGTATTGAGTGACACGCGTATGTTGGGTAGGTTCCAGGCTGTTTTGTCGCGCTGGGTGCGTGCTTGGTAATTGTTATATTTGCCTTCGAAATTAAAATAGACTATATCTTTGAGTTTGCCTTCAATACTGGCTAAGAATTCAAAGTCGGCCAATTCATCATATATTACTTTGAAGGAGTTATAGTATTGGTAGGGTAGTATTTGGGTGGTGAGGGGGCTTTCGGTAAGGGTGGTGAACAAGGGGTGTTCTTTGCTTTGGCGATAGCTACCTTGTACGCGGTATTGCAAATCGGTAGTTACTTTGCCATTTAGTCCTACAAAGGCATCGACTTGTACGTTGGTGGGTTTGATTTCTTGCATAGGGGCTATGAAGGGGTTTTCATTGCTTAACTTGGCAAGGGTGTTTTGTTGTAGTTTGCCGCGTATTCCTGCTGCTAAGATGGCATTTGGGGAGAAGCTGTAGGTGGCTTCTACATCTGGATAGGGGCGGAATTTGTTTTGGTTGGACTGGTTTGCGTCGGCATATACTAATGATAGTCCTAATTTTAGTGAAAGGGCATCTACATTTAATACGTATGAAGGGTTAATGCCGAATAGCATCCAGCGGTTGTTGATTTCATTAATGAGGTTGTTTTCTCTGTTAAAGCTACCTTCATAGTAATCTAATAGTACGCGTGCGCGTATAAATTGGTCTTCGGTAAGGGGAACCTCGAAGGTAGGAAGGGCTTTGAGGTTTAGTTCTTTGCTTTTGAAATGGTCGGATAGGGCATCGACGTTAAAATCAAGTCCTTTAAAGTAAGGGTTTTCCCACTGTAGGTAACCTCCTACGCCATAGTCGAGGTATATTTGCTGTACATCATCTACTTTGCCGCGTAGTTCATTACGGGTGTATACATTGGGGCGTATGCCGTACCAGTTGTGCATTCTTCTTCCTAGATAGCCATTTAAGCCCCATATCAGCTCTTGGCCTTGGTAGTCATAGTGTAGTTTGGCTTTGCTTAGGGCGTAGTTACTTTCGGGTATAACGTCATCTACATCACCGTTGCTTGATAGGTGATTAGCCAGCAGAGAAAGCTTGCTATTATCATTTACTGGATAGGTTATATTAGCATCGGCATATAGAGTGTTTAACATACCAAAACCTGCTCCTATATATGAATCATGATATTCATCACGTATGATTTTTGGTTTTACGGGAGCTGCTTTTCCTTTTTCGGGTACAAAAGTAGAAGCTACAGGTACCGAGTTGATAGGATAGCTTACTTTTTTCTTTTTCACAGTAAGCGAGTCTTTAATTTTAGCATCTTCCCGTTTTTTATAGGCGTCGGCTATAGTAGGGGCGTATGATTTTACCACTTCTACAACTTTGGTAGAGAGGCTATCTTTGCGGCTTTGCGCTATAACAGAGGTAGTGCAAGCAGCCAGCAATAAGGTTATTATAATGTATTTGTTCATTTTGTGTCTATTTTACTGATGAATTACTTTTAGCGGCTTCGGCTTTAATAGCGGTTAGTTCTTTTTTAGCTTCGGCTACTACTTCTGGATATTCTTTAAAGTTCTTAATTACGCTTTCTAGTACATAAGTAGCTTGGTAAGCATCTTTTAGTCCGTTAAAGTTTTTAGCCATTACTATAAGACTCTTAGCAGCAAACTCTTTATGTCCGCCATAATCTTTAGCTAGTTTTTGAACTACTTCGTTAGAGCCTTTATAGTCTTTATCTTTATTTTTGAAGTAAGCATCGTAGTACAAGGCTTCTGCTGCAAGGCTACCAGTAGCTGTTTTCTGCACTTCAGTGTAATACTTACGTGCTTGAGCCTCGTTTCCTGCTTGGGCATAGGCACGAGCAAGTACTATATAAGCATCATTTTTAATGCGAGTATCAATAGATTTTTCTTCTAGAACCTTATTAGCATACTCAATAGCTTTATCATATAGCTTTTCATTATAGCACACACGCATTAAGTTGCTCTGTGCATAAGTTTTGTTCTGTGCTATAGTAGCTTTGTTTTCTAGTTCTTCCAAATAAGGTTTAGCTTTAAGGTAGCTACCAGCATCCAATAGTATTTGGCACACACGGGTAAGTGATTGTTCTCCATATTCGGTCGAGCCACTTTTCCATACTTTTTCATAATTAGCAAGAGCCTCCGCTTTTTTACCTTCATTAAAGTATAACTGAGCTTTGTAGAACTCTGCATTAGTCCTACGCATACCATTAGGGAATTCCTTCAAGTAGTTATCTAAGGCAGTCATAGCCTCCTTGTTATTACCTTGTAGGTATTGGCGTTCAGCAGCTTCAAAGGAAGCAGCTTCTAGCTCTAAGTTAGTAACCTCCACATAGCCCAAGCTCTTAGCCCAAGCAGCATATTCACTTACTTTACCCAAATCTACATACACCAGCTTTGCCGATGAAACAGCCTGTGAAGCCTCATTGGTATTAGGGTAATCTTTCGCTATTGATTTGAATAAGGTAAGAGCTTTTTGGTTTTCCCCTCTATTGTAGTACACAAGTCCTTCTCGCAACATAGCACGAGGCACAAGGGCATTACCTTTGTAGCCATTGCTAAGCTGTTGGTAATAAGTTACCCCCTTATCTGTATCGCCTTTTGAAATGTATGAGTTACCCAATTCATACAAAGCATTAGGTCTCAAGTTTGATTTAGGGTAATTCTTAATAAAGCGTTCTAAATCTTCAATCTTGTTATTGAGTCTCTCCACAAAGCCATAGCTTATAGCCTTTTGGTAAGCCGCATAATCTTGATCTGCCGATTTGTTTTCTATCAGCTTATTATAACCCTCCATTGCTTGCCAGTATTTACCGGTAACAAAGTATGAGTCGGCAAGGCGTAGCATAGCATCATGTTTCCACACCTCATCTTTAGGATTTTGCTTCAAGTAACTCTCAAAGTTACTAATAGCCTCACTATAATCATGCTGGTTAAAGTTAGCGTAAGCCAATCCGTAATAAGCCTTGTTATATTCCTCCGTTTTAGGAGCAACACTATTGGCGAAGAACTGTTTAAAGTACGTCTCCGCTTTGCTGTATTCTTTAAGCTGATAAGCCGATTCGCCTGCCCAATAAGCAGCACGAGCCGCAATAGCACTATTATCCGCTATAGCCTTGTCTAAGTAAATAATAGCCTCAGAGTATTGTAACTCATTAAACAGCTCTATCCCCCTATAAAAAGCCACCTTCTTATAAAGCTCTTTATCCTTAGGGTCGTTTGATTTTTCCAACAAGCCGATAGCCGCTTGGTAATTCCCCGATGAGATATATGAATCTACCAAAAGCGATTGTATCTCATCCTTATGGTCACCAGGGTAAGCCTTTGCATAAGCTTGCAGCACACTCGGCACACTCTCGTAAGGGTTCCCTATTTCATAGCCCAGCCTAGCGTAATTAAGCATCGCATCTTTCTTTATCTGCGCATCAAAGTCCATTTGCGACGCATTTCTAAAAGCATTCAACGCTTGCGTCTTCTGCCCTGTTTTCAAATAACATTCAGCCAAGTGGTAATACGCATTTTGCGCCACATTATCATTACCATCCACTATTTTATTGAACTGTCCAATAGCCCCCGCATAGTCATTATTCTTGTACAAAGCATAGCCTATGTAGTAATAGTCAGTATTGCTAAACTTGCCCTTCTTGCCTTTATAGTTTTGCAAGTAAGGGATAGCCTCCTTATATTTTTTAAGGTTGAAATAACTCTCCCCTATAATCTTGTTCAGTTCCGATACCTCTTGAGCGTTTTTAGTCTTCCCAAGCTGCTTCACACCCTCCTCAATAGCCTCCTCATACAAAGCCTGACTAAAGTACATATTAGCCTGGAAGTATGACACATTGTTATTCACCTGTTGGCTATTATCCACCTGTCTGAAATAACTCTCAGCCTTCGCATAATCATTAGCATCATAAGCAATATAACCCAAGTAATATTTAGCATCATTAGCATATTTAGGATGATTCTGCACCGCCTCAAAATGAGGTTTAGAAGCCCCTTGGTTCCCCGTATGAAAAAGCGCATAACCCTTCTGGAAATTATAACGCTCCCGCTCCTCACCACTAAGGCTCAAAGGGTCAATAGCCTCATACCACTCAAGAGCCTGCGCATAATTACCCTGCTCAAAATACAAATTAGCCATTTGCACATAAGCCTCCGAAGCCAGCGCCGATTCAGGATGATTCACAATAAAATTATTCACCAGCGCATCAGCCCCATCTTGGTTCAGAAGCGCCGCTATCGTAGCCACATAATATTCACTATGCGTCCGGATAGATTTATCAGGATGCGTATTCTGTTGGTTTCTAAACAAATTTTGAGCAGGCTGATACAGCTTGCGATTATACAAAGCCACCGCTTTTTGGTACTCCGCATTAGGGTCAGTAACAACAGTAGTCTCTTGCGCTACAAGCCCCTGCCCCCACGCCAATAGCAAAGCCACAGGAAGAAATGTTTTTTTCATACAAATAATGATTAATGAGCAAAAAGGCACACCACGCCAATTCGCCAATGAATGAGGCGGCAAAGTTACAAAATAAAATCCAAAACACAAAATCACCCACCCTCCCCCATCACCCCACACCCACCCCACCCACACCCCAACACCCCCAAAAACACCCCTTAGGATGAACGAACGAATAACGAACTATAAACGAACTATAAACGAAGGATAGTTCACCAGCTACCACCCCTACCCCCTTCCTCCTACCCCCTATCCCCCAACCCCCCTATTTTTCTCCACAAAAAATTTGCTTTTTATTTTTTTTGTTTGTACCTTTGCCCCACTATTAACCGCAACACATTAATACAAAAACAAAAGAATTTAAAACCAACGTATTATGATGGAATTAACAGAAAAAGACCGCTCACTACTCGGTAAAAAAGGCATTACCGAAGCAATGCTACAAGCACAAGTAGCACAATTCAAACAAGGCGTACCCCCCATACAACTGCAAAAAGCAGCCATAATAGGCGACGGTATAATACCACTACCCAAAGAAGAAGCCGCCAAATACGCCGCCATATACCAAAAACGCAAAAAAGGAAACAAAATAGTCAAATTCGTCCCCGCATCAGGCGCAGCCACACGCATGTTCAAAGCCCTATTCGCCTTCCGCGACGCCTTTGAACCCGAACGCGAATCATTCATCGCATTCGTCAACCGAACCAGTAACAAAGAAATAAAAATATTCTTCGAAGGCCTCGAACGATTCGCCTTCTACCCCCTCCTAACCGATTTTATTAACAAACACCACCCACAATTCAACACCCTTAATGACGACGCACAAAAACACCTAATCGTCAGCACACTCCTAAATGACGACGGACTCAATTACGGCAATATGCCCAAAGGACTACTGCCATTCCACCGCCATTCCGAAAAAATAGCAACACCCTTTGAAGAACACTTCCGCGAAGCCGTACTATACGCCTCCGACCACGAACAAGCACACCTACACTTCACCATCACCGAGCAGCACACCGAAGCCTTCTACAAAGAACTCACCCTCATACAACCACAACTCGAACAACGATACGGAGTAACCTTCGACGTCGATTTCTCATACCAAAAACCCAGCACCGATACCATCTCCGTAACCGAAGATAACGAGTACTTCCGAGACGAAGAAGGAAAACTCCTCTTCCGCCCCGCAGGCCACGGAGCACTCCTCAGTAACCTTAACGACATCGACGCCGATATCATATTCATCAAAAACATCGATAACGTAGTCGTAAAAAAATACACCGACGAAACCGTCTTCTACAAAGAAGCACTCGCCGGCAAACTATGC encodes:
- a CDS encoding DUF4301 family protein, which translates into the protein MMELTEKDRSLLGKKGITEAMLQAQVAQFKQGVPPIQLQKAAIIGDGIIPLPKEEAAKYAAIYQKRKKGNKIVKFVPASGAATRMFKALFAFRDAFEPERESFIAFVNRTSNKEIKIFFEGLERFAFYPLLTDFINKHHPQFNTLNDDAQKHLIVSTLLNDDGLNYGNMPKGLLPFHRHSEKIATPFEEHFREAVLYASDHEQAHLHFTITEQHTEAFYKELTLIQPQLEQRYGVTFDVDFSYQKPSTDTISVTEDNEYFRDEEGKLLFRPAGHGALLSNLNDIDADIIFIKNIDNVVVKKYTDETVFYKEALAGKLCEVQDEIFTILRRIDNNKIKKKEVKHILDFLKKINISVPDYLYKFRRQYALEFIKEQLNRPIRVCGMVKNEGEPGGGPFWVKEPDGYSLQIIESAQVNMTDPKQQEIFQQSTHFNPVDLVCGTKNYKGEKFNLPQYIDANQAFITSKTYMGKPLKALELPGLWNGSMARWITLFVEVPIITFNPVKVVNDLLKKTHQG
- a CDS encoding tetratricopeptide repeat protein, with the protein product MKKTFLPVALLLAWGQGLVAQETTVVTDPNAEYQKAVALYNRKLYQPAQNLFRNQQNTHPDKSIRTHSEYYVATIAALLNQDGADALVNNFIVNHPESALASEAYVQMANLYFEQGNYAQALEWYEAIDPLSLSGEERERYNFQKGYALFHTGNQGASKPHFEAVQNHPKYANDAKYYLGYIAYDANDYAKAESYFRQVDNSQQVNNNVSYFQANMYFSQALYEEAIEEGVKQLGKTKNAQEVSELNKIIGESYFNLKKYKEAIPYLQNYKGKKGKFSNTDYYYIGYALYKNNDYAGAIGQFNKIVDGNDNVAQNAYYHLAECYLKTGQKTQALNAFRNASQMDFDAQIKKDAMLNYARLGYEIGNPYESVPSVLQAYAKAYPGDHKDEIQSLLVDSYISSGNYQAAIGLLEKSNDPKDKELYKKVAFYRGIELFNELQYSEAIIYLDKAIADNSAIAARAAYWAGESAYQLKEYSKAETYFKQFFANSVAPKTEEYNKAYYGLAYANFNQHDYSEAISNFESYLKQNPKDEVWKHDAMLRLADSYFVTGKYWQAMEGYNKLIENKSADQDYAAYQKAISYGFVERLNNKIEDLERFIKNYPKSNLRPNALYELGNSYISKGDTDKGVTYYQQLSNGYKGNALVPRAMLREGLVYYNRGENQKALTLFKSIAKDYPNTNEASQAVSSAKLVYVDLGKVSEYAAWAKSLGYVEVTNLELEAASFEAAERQYLQGNNKEAMTALDNYLKEFPNGMRRTNAEFYKAQLYFNEGKKAEALANYEKVWKSGSTEYGEQSLTRVCQILLDAGSYLKAKPYLEELENKATIAQNKTYAQSNLMRVCYNEKLYDKAIEYANKVLEEKSIDTRIKNDAYIVLARAYAQAGNEAQARKYYTEVQKTATGSLAAEALYYDAYFKNKDKDYKGSNEVVQKLAKDYGGHKEFAAKSLIVMAKNFNGLKDAYQATYVLESVIKNFKEYPEVVAEAKKELTAIKAEAAKSNSSVK
- a CDS encoding TonB-dependent receptor, which codes for MNKYIIITLLLAACTTSVIAQSRKDSLSTKVVEVVKSYAPTIADAYKKREDAKIKDSLTVKKKKVSYPINSVPVASTFVPEKGKAAPVKPKIIRDEYHDSYIGAGFGMLNTLYADANITYPVNDNSKLSLLANHLSSNGDVDDVIPESNYALSKAKLHYDYQGQELIWGLNGYLGRRMHNWYGIRPNVYTRNELRGKVDDVQQIYLDYGVGGYLQWENPYFKGLDFNVDALSDHFKSKELNLKALPTFEVPLTEDQFIRARVLLDYYEGSFNRENNLINEINNRWMLFGINPSYVLNVDALSLKLGLSLVYADANQSNQNKFRPYPDVEATYSFSPNAILAAGIRGKLQQNTLAKLSNENPFIAPMQEIKPTNVQVDAFVGLNGKVTTDLQYRVQGSYRQSKEHPLFTTLTESPLTTQILPYQYYNSFKVIYDELADFEFLASIEGKLKDIVYFNFEGKYNNYQARTQRDKTAWNLPNIRVSLNTDFKILPNLFAGLDLFYTGERYDLDYELPLIATPAKVNLSGYIDVNLHADYTFNKHWQVFAKANNLSSQNHKLWAYYPSHGVQIFAGIRYLFSFKD